The following coding sequences lie in one Rutidosis leptorrhynchoides isolate AG116_Rl617_1_P2 chromosome 4, CSIRO_AGI_Rlap_v1, whole genome shotgun sequence genomic window:
- the LOC139845504 gene encoding 1-aminocyclopropane-1-carboxylate oxidase 3-like produces MANFPLINMEKLNGEERGATMNMIHEACEKWGFFELVNHGISHELLDTVEKLTKNHYKKCMELRFNEMVAAKALNGVTSEVDNLDWESTFFLRHLPTSNISEIPDLNDEYKDVMRDFACKLEKLAEELLDLLCENLGLEKGYLKKAFYGSKSKGPNFGTKVSNYPPCPTPDLIKGLRAHTDAGGIILLFQDDQVSGLQLLKDGEWIGVPPMRHSIVINLGDQIEVITNGKYKSVMHRVLAQTDGTRMSIASFYNPGDDAVIYPATALVKKETEKEQVYPKFVFEDYMKLYAGVKFQAKEPRFEAMKAAEANSTPGPVATA; encoded by the exons ATGGCAAACTTTCCTTTGATCAACATGGAGAAGCTTAATGGTGAAGAGAGAGGAGCCACCATGAACATGATTCATGAAGCTTGTGAAAAATGGGGATTCTTTGAG TTGGTGAACCATGGAATTTCACATGAGTTACTGGACACTGTCGAAAAATTGACCAAAAATCATTACAAGAAGTGTATGGAGTTAAGGTTTAACGAAATGGTGGCAGCCAAAGCATTAAATGGCGTTACGTCAGAAGTTGATAATTTGGATTGGGAGAGCACTTTCTTCCTGCGTCATCTCCCTACCTCCAACATCTCTGAAATCCCTGATCTTAATGACGAATACAA GGATGTAATGAGAGATTTTGCTTGTAAACTAGAAAAATTAGCCGAGGAACTTCTAGACTTGTTATGTGAGAATCTTGGATTAGAAAAAGGATACCTAAAGAAGGCGTTTTATGGGTCAAAGTCAAAAGGTCCAAATTTCGGAACCAAAGTTAGCAACTACCCACCATGCCCTACCCCGGATTTGATCAAGGGACTCAGAGCGCATACCGATGCTGGTGGCATCATTTTGCTGTTTCAAGACGATCAAGTTAGTGGGCTCCAGCTCCTCAAGGATGGCGAATGGATTGGCGTTCCACCCATGCGCCATTCAATTGTCATCAACCTTGGTGACCAGATtgag GTGATTACGAATGGGAAGTATAAGAGTGTGATGCACAGAGTTTTAGCGCAAACAGATGGGACAAGAATGTCAATTGCATCCTTTTACAACCCAGGGGATGATGCTGTGATCTATCCAGCAACGGCGTTGGTGAAAAAAGAAACAGAAAAGGAACAAGTTTACCCGAAATTTGTATTTGAGGATTACATGAAGCTATATGCTGGAGTGAAGTTCCAGGCAAAAGAACCAAGGTTTGAAGCCATGAAGGCTGCAGAAGCAAACAGTACACCTGGTCCTGTTGCAACAGCTTGA
- the LOC139845503 gene encoding E3 ubiquitin-protein ligase COP1-like, which produces MEEGSTGALIPAVRSELKTGSSDEVPAELIAGPLEPTDKELLCPICMQIIKDAFLTSCGHSFCYMCIITHLDNKSDCPCCASSLTANQLYPNFLLDKLLKKTSASQVSKSASPLEQFRQTLLQGYEVSVKELDTLLSLLSEKKRKLEQEEAEKNMQNLLDFLQCLRKRKIDELNEVQTDVQYIKEDISLVERRRIELYRARDRYMMKMQMHAGELTGSKSWSSSSIDKENSNFMFASGKKCGGVPTSDLQYMNADGKSQASSIGTQRKEASSGLSSQHTSQSSLAVMRKIRVKSQFNDLQQCYLQKRRQLMNRKQNHDKNDVNVEQSEGYSSGLSDFQSVLSTFTQYSRLRVIAELRHGELFHSANIVSSIEFDCDDEMFATAGVSRRIKVFDFSTVVNEPPEAHCPVVEIPTRSKLSCLSWNKHTKNHIASSDYEGTVIVWDVNTRQSVMEYEEHEKRVWSVDFSAVEPSMLVSGSDDCKVKVWCTKQESSAINIDMKANICCVKYNPGSSTHIAVGSVDHHIHYYDLRNTRHPIHIFSGHQKTVSYVKFLSNDELASASTDSTLRLWDVKRNLPVRTFRGHTNEKNFVGLSVNNDFLACGSETNEVYGYHKAISKPLTWHRFGTPNVEDSDDEAGSYFISAVCWKSDSPTMLAANSLGTIKVLVLAP; this is translated from the exons aTGGAAGAAGGATCAACTGGAGCTTTAATTCCGGCTGTAAGGTCAGAGCTGAAAACTGGTTCTTCCGATGAAGTTCCGGCCGAACTCATCGCCGGACCGTTGGAACCGACGGATAAGGAGCTATTATGCCCTATCTGTATGCAAATAATAAAGGACGCGTTTCTGACATCATGTGGACATAGTTTCTGTTACATGTGTATCATAACTCACCTTGATAATAAGAGTGATTGCCCTTGCTGTGCATCTTCACTTACTGCAAATCAGCTTTACCCTAATTTTCTGCTTGATAAG CTATTGAAGAAGACTTCCGCTTCTCAAGTATCAAAAAGTGCATCCCCGTTAGAACAATTTCGCCAAACATTACTTCAG GGTTATGAAGTGTCGGTGAAGGAACTGGATACATTATTATCACTACTCTCTGAGAAAAAAAGAAAACTAGAGCAGGAAGAAGCTGAGAAAAATATGCAAAATCTTCTTGATTTCCTGCAGTGTTTAAGAAAAAGAAAAATTGATGAACTTAATGAG GTGCAAACTGACGTCCAGTATATTAAAGAGGACATTAGTTTGGTGGAGAGACGTAGGATTGAGTTGTATAGAGCGAGAGATAGATATATGATGAAAATGCAGATGCATGCCGGTGAATTAACGGGATCAAAATCTTGGTCATCTTCATCAATAGATAAAGAGAATAGCAATTTTATGTTTGCATCTGGGAAAAAATGTGGAGGCGTTCCTACAAGTGATTTGCAGTATATGAACGCAGATGGAAAATCTCAAGCTAGTTCAATTGGAACTCAGAGGAAAGAAGCTTCAAGTGGATTGAGTTCACAACATACTAGTCAATCAAGTCTCGCTGTTATGCGGAAGATACGTGTTAAGTCACAG TTCAATGACCTGCAACAATGTTACTTGCAAAAGCGACGTCAGTTAATGAACCGAAAACAGAATCATGATAAAAATGATGTTAATGTCGAGCAAAGCGAAGGTTATAGTTCAGGACTGTCAGATTTTCAGTCTGTACTGTCTACTTTTACTCAATACAG TCGACTAAGGGTGATTGCTGAACTTAGGCATGGAGAGCTTTTCCATTCAGCCAACATTGTATCTAG CATTGAGTTTGATTGTGATGATGAAATGTTTGCTACTGCTGGAGTTTCAAGGCGTATAAAGGTCTTTGACTTCTCGACG GTTGTTAATGAACCCCCTGAAGCACACTGTCCTGTGGTGGAGATTCCCACACGATCAAAGCTTAGTTGCTTGAGCTGGAACAAGCATACAAAAAACCATATAGCAAGTAGTGATTATGAAGGAACAGTTATTGTCTGGGATGTTAATACTAGACAG AGTGTGATGGAGTATGAAGAGCATGAGAAACGGGTATGGAGCGTTGATTTTTCAGCCGTAGAACCATCAATGCTTGTGTCCGGTAGTGATGACTGTAAG GTGAAAGTTTGGTGCACGAAGCAAGAATCGAGTGCTATTAACATTGATATGAAAGCAAACATATGTTGTGTTAAGTACAATCCTGGGTCGAGCACTCACATAGCG GTTGGCTCAGTTGACCATCATATCCattactatgatttgagaaatactAGGCATCCTATTCATATATTCAGTGGCCATCAAAAAACTGTTTCGTATGTGAAATTCTTATCCAATGACGAGCTTGCCTCTGCATCTACAGACAGTACCTTACGTTTATGGGACGTGAAGCGAAATTTACCC GTTCGTACCTTCAGAGGTCACACAAATGAGAAGAATTTTGTGGGTCTCTCAGTAAATAATGACTTTCTTGCTTGTGGCAGTGAAACAAATGAAGTATATGGCTATCATAAG GCAATCTCGAAGCCATTAACATGGCATAGATTTGGTACGCCAAATGTGGAGGATAGTGATGATGAAGCAGGATCTTACTTTATCAGTGCTGTATGCTGGAAGAGCGACAGTCCAACTATGTTAGCTGCCAACAGTCTCGGCACTATCAAAGTTCTTGTTCTTGCACCTTAG